The Castanea sativa cultivar Marrone di Chiusa Pesio chromosome 11, ASM4071231v1 genome contains a region encoding:
- the LOC142616033 gene encoding uncharacterized protein LOC142616033 has protein sequence MRYFRSDRYNSNRPRRDFARQPGSATPPVVNTVFQEPADQLLEKIRNEPYFKWSSRMARDPMKRNQNIVCHYHQDVGHTTENFRTLWNHLEPLVSEGKLKQFLYHPNGHGSHSSSINERNNSSRPPLGTINVIFATSGRTGSYPTRVMSVSYILAEKSGLRPKRIKGGTPPILGFSDEDKVGTIQLHDDALVVTLRIRGYM, from the coding sequence ATGAGGTATTTTAGGTCAGATAGGTACAATAGcaacaggccgaggagagatttcgcTAGGCAGCctggttcagccactcctcCGGTAGTCAACACCGTGTTCCAAGAACCGGCAGATCAGTTGCTAGAAAAAATCCGGaatgaaccatacttcaaatggtCCAGCAGGATGGCTAGAGATCCTATGAAGCGGAACCAAAACATCGTTTGCCACTATCATCAGGACGTAGGTCACACCACTGAGAACTTCCGAACATtatggaaccatttggagccgTTAGTTAGTGAAGGCAAGTTGAAACAATTTTTGTACCACCCCAATGGACATGGAAGCCATTCAAGTTCGATTAATGAAAGGAACAACTCATCTAGACCTcctttgggaacgattaatgtcattttcGCTACTTCTGGCAGAACTGGTTCCtatcctactagggtgatgtcaGTGTCGTATATTCTCGCCGAGAAGTCTGGCTTGAGGCCGAAAAGGATTAAGGGGGGTACTCCACCTATTTTGGGCTTCTCGGATGAAGATAAAGTTGGGACCATTCAACTGCATGACGATGCCCTAGTGGTTACACTGAGGATAAGGGGCTATATGTAA